The Flavobacterium sp. 123 genome contains a region encoding:
- a CDS encoding DUF2975 domain-containing protein — protein sequence MKKSSILFLQTVLVLVGIVVLIIMIRLPLTEGRATNLDLFRIYSDPLILYAYAASIPFFIALYKAFKLLEYIGQNEAFTLNAVSTLRSIKNCAIALSILIMLAGIYIRIFHNKEDDPAGFIALCIAMTFVSFVVATAVSVFEKILQNGLDIKSEIEQLQSKK from the coding sequence ATGAAAAAAAGTTCAATATTATTTCTTCAGACGGTCCTTGTGCTTGTTGGTATTGTGGTACTAATCATAATGATTCGGTTGCCCTTGACTGAGGGGAGAGCCACAAACTTAGATCTGTTCCGTATTTACTCTGATCCGTTGATCTTGTATGCTTATGCTGCGTCTATTCCGTTTTTTATTGCGTTGTATAAGGCATTCAAATTACTCGAGTATATTGGGCAAAATGAAGCGTTCACTCTAAACGCAGTGAGTACTTTAAGAAGTATAAAAAATTGTGCAATCGCACTTAGTATTTTAATTATGTTGGCAGGAATATACATAAGGATATTTCATAATAAAGAGGACGATCCTGCGGGCTTTATTGCCCTTTGTATTGCAATGACTTTTGTTTCTTTTGTCGTTGCTACTGCCGTTTCAGTGTTTGAAAAAATCTTGCAAAATGGTCTGGACATAAAATCAGAAATCGAACAACTGCAGTCAAAGAAATAA
- a CDS encoding glycoside hydrolase family 127 protein — MTFIKKTIAAVLLVMTVCGHSQQRTKKSTAPKKSGYTITPVNIQNVKLTDAFWLPIIKKVQEKTVEYAIQKCEEEGRMDNFLIAGGKMQGSVKGQMPFDDTDVYKIIEGASNTLISEPNPKLETLLDSLISIVKIGQEKDGYLTTWRTINPAKPPAPWVPVIEGKRWESLQISHELYNSGHMIEAAVVHYQATGKKNFLDIAIKNADLLVKTFGDGADQVHGVPGHQIVETGLVKLYQITNNKAYLNLAKYFLDNRGNPKNHKLYGAYSQDDIPVIQQKEAVGHAVRAVYMYAGMTDIAAIENNKAYGDAVNNLWNNMVNKKMYITGGIGAKHDGEAFGENYELPNLTAYNETCAAIGNVYWNHRLHNISGNSDYFDVIERSLYNGLISGLSLDGKKFFYPNALESDGVYKFNRGECTRQSWFDCSCCPTNLIRFIPSIPGLIYSTSKDVLYVNLYASNTAKVALDKNNLEISQQTNYPWDGKVLITVTPKNEVPFTIKLRIPSWARNQVLPGDLYRYKNTSTAKTIVTVNGKRIDYTEDKGYITITKKWKKGEKIVLDFPMEVKEVVTNTKVEGNIGKVALEYGPIVYAIEEADNATNFDAITIGAKDTFKVKKEDSLLEGVNTIQTENLKAIPYYSWSNRGVGKMKVWINYKE, encoded by the coding sequence ATGACCTTTATAAAAAAAACAATAGCAGCCGTTTTACTAGTAATGACCGTTTGCGGACATAGTCAACAACGTACAAAAAAATCAACTGCTCCAAAAAAATCTGGTTATACCATTACTCCTGTAAACATTCAGAATGTAAAGTTGACAGATGCTTTTTGGTTACCAATAATAAAAAAAGTACAAGAAAAGACCGTCGAATATGCCATTCAAAAATGTGAAGAGGAAGGTCGCATGGACAACTTCTTAATTGCTGGTGGCAAAATGCAAGGCAGCGTTAAAGGGCAAATGCCTTTTGACGATACCGATGTCTATAAAATTATTGAGGGCGCATCAAATACTTTAATTAGTGAACCCAATCCAAAACTTGAAACTTTACTGGATTCATTAATAAGCATTGTGAAAATTGGCCAAGAAAAGGATGGCTATTTAACGACTTGGAGAACCATAAATCCTGCTAAACCACCAGCCCCATGGGTTCCCGTGATTGAAGGAAAACGTTGGGAATCCTTGCAAATAAGTCATGAATTGTACAACTCAGGTCACATGATAGAAGCCGCAGTAGTACATTATCAAGCCACTGGAAAGAAAAATTTCTTAGATATTGCCATAAAAAACGCTGATTTATTAGTTAAAACTTTCGGCGATGGTGCAGACCAAGTTCACGGTGTTCCTGGTCATCAAATAGTAGAAACTGGCTTGGTGAAATTGTACCAAATCACCAATAACAAAGCCTATTTGAATTTGGCTAAATACTTTCTGGACAACCGAGGAAATCCAAAAAATCACAAATTATACGGTGCTTATTCACAAGATGACATTCCTGTTATTCAGCAAAAAGAAGCGGTGGGTCATGCGGTAAGAGCGGTGTATATGTATGCTGGAATGACGGATATTGCGGCTATCGAAAACAACAAAGCTTACGGTGATGCAGTGAATAATTTGTGGAACAACATGGTCAACAAAAAAATGTATATCACGGGTGGTATCGGAGCTAAACATGATGGCGAAGCTTTTGGTGAAAATTATGAATTACCAAATCTTACTGCTTATAATGAGACTTGCGCTGCTATTGGTAATGTATATTGGAACCATAGATTGCATAATATTTCTGGGAATTCGGATTATTTTGATGTGATTGAACGTTCTTTATACAACGGATTAATATCGGGATTGTCATTAGACGGGAAAAAATTCTTTTATCCAAATGCATTAGAATCAGATGGAGTTTACAAATTCAATCGGGGCGAATGTACGCGCCAATCTTGGTTCGATTGTTCTTGTTGCCCAACTAATTTGATTCGGTTTATTCCTTCAATTCCAGGATTGATTTATTCAACTTCCAAAGACGTGCTTTATGTGAATTTATACGCTTCGAATACAGCGAAAGTAGCATTGGATAAAAACAATTTGGAAATTTCACAACAAACCAATTATCCTTGGGATGGCAAAGTTTTGATTACTGTTACTCCTAAAAATGAAGTTCCTTTTACTATAAAATTGCGTATTCCAAGCTGGGCAAGAAATCAGGTTTTACCCGGAGATTTATACCGTTATAAAAACACCTCAACTGCAAAAACTATAGTTACTGTAAACGGGAAACGTATCGATTATACAGAAGATAAAGGATACATTACTATTACCAAAAAGTGGAAAAAAGGAGAAAAAATTGTTCTTGATTTTCCAATGGAAGTGAAAGAAGTAGTTACAAATACTAAAGTTGAAGGCAACATTGGAAAAGTGGCTTTAGAATATGGCCCAATCGTATATGCGATTGAAGAAGCGGACAATGCTACTAATTTCGATGCAATAACCATTGGAGCAAAAGACACTTTCAAAGTAAAAAAAGAAGATTCCCTTTTAGAAGGTGTAAATACCATTCAAACCGAAAACTTAAAAGCTATTCCGTATTATTCTTGGTCTAATAGAGGCGTTGGAAAGATGAAAGTTTGGATTAATTATAAAGAATAA
- a CDS encoding ribulokinase translates to MKNYVIGLDYGTDSVRAVLIDTENGQELASNVCHYKRWANKEFCNASINQFRQHPLDHIEGLESTIKYVVQNGAVEPSLIRSICIDTTGSSPVPVTEDGTPLALTKGFENNPNAMMVLWKDHTSINEANEINELAANWGGENFTKYVGGIYSSEWFWAKILHIARQDEAVKNAAYTWMEHCDLMTYLLIDNKDLKTFKRSRCAAGHKAMWHEDWNGLPDSEFLGKLHPYLAALRGRLYDETYTSDVVAGNLSAAWATRLGLTTDTVIAVGTFDAHSGAVGAKIEENTLVRVMGTSTCDILVGSHEAVGNKTVRGICGQVDGSVIPGYIGLEAGQSAFGDLLAWYKELLLWPTENLVATSTLLTDAQKVQLKAELSDNLIIKLTAEAEKIPLSESVPIALDWINGRRTPDANQEIKSAISNLSLGTKAPHLFKSLVNAICFGSKKIVDRFEEEGVKINSVIGIGGVARKSPFIMQTLANVLNKPIKVAASDQAPALGAAIYAAVAAGIYPNVIEASQKMGSDFESEYFPQLDKVAAYHKLLLAYDQLSAFADPSIKNLQDELYV, encoded by the coding sequence ATGAAAAATTATGTTATAGGATTAGACTACGGAACAGATTCTGTTCGCGCAGTATTAATAGATACAGAGAATGGGCAAGAACTAGCATCAAACGTTTGTCATTATAAAAGATGGGCAAATAAAGAGTTTTGCAATGCATCGATAAATCAATTTCGTCAACACCCTTTAGATCATATTGAAGGATTAGAATCTACTATAAAATATGTTGTTCAAAATGGCGCTGTAGAACCTTCTCTAATACGAAGCATTTGTATTGACACAACCGGTTCTTCGCCAGTACCTGTGACTGAAGACGGAACACCATTAGCTTTAACAAAAGGTTTTGAAAATAATCCAAATGCCATGATGGTTTTATGGAAAGATCACACTTCTATCAATGAAGCGAATGAAATCAATGAATTAGCTGCTAATTGGGGTGGTGAAAATTTCACTAAATATGTTGGTGGAATTTATTCATCAGAATGGTTTTGGGCAAAAATTCTACACATTGCTCGTCAAGATGAGGCGGTAAAAAACGCAGCGTATACTTGGATGGAACATTGTGATTTAATGACGTATTTATTGATTGACAATAAAGATTTAAAAACATTCAAAAGAAGCCGATGTGCGGCAGGACATAAAGCGATGTGGCATGAAGACTGGAATGGTTTACCTGATTCAGAATTTTTGGGCAAATTACATCCTTATCTTGCAGCGCTTCGTGGCAGATTATACGATGAAACCTATACTTCAGATGTTGTAGCCGGAAATTTAAGTGCTGCTTGGGCAACTCGATTAGGTCTTACAACGGATACCGTAATTGCTGTTGGAACATTTGACGCACATTCTGGTGCTGTAGGTGCAAAAATTGAAGAAAACACTTTGGTTCGTGTAATGGGAACCTCAACTTGTGATATTTTAGTAGGTTCGCACGAAGCAGTTGGAAACAAAACCGTTCGTGGTATCTGTGGACAAGTAGACGGTTCTGTAATTCCAGGATATATTGGTCTTGAAGCAGGGCAATCGGCATTTGGAGATTTATTGGCTTGGTACAAAGAATTACTGCTTTGGCCAACAGAAAATTTAGTAGCTACTTCTACCCTTTTGACTGATGCTCAAAAAGTACAATTAAAAGCAGAATTGAGCGATAATCTAATTATAAAATTAACTGCTGAAGCGGAAAAAATTCCTCTTTCCGAAAGTGTGCCAATCGCATTAGACTGGATCAACGGAAGAAGAACTCCAGATGCAAATCAGGAAATAAAAAGCGCTATTTCTAATTTATCTTTAGGAACAAAAGCGCCACATCTATTCAAATCTTTGGTAAACGCTATCTGTTTTGGTTCTAAAAAAATAGTAGATCGTTTTGAAGAAGAAGGTGTAAAAATTAACTCTGTAATCGGAATTGGAGGAGTTGCTAGAAAATCACCATTTATCATGCAAACTTTAGCTAACGTTTTGAATAAACCAATCAAAGTAGCTGCATCGGATCAAGCACCTGCATTGGGAGCCGCCATATATGCTGCTGTAGCCGCAGGAATATATCCAAACGTAATTGAAGCCAGCCAAAAAATGGGAAGTGATTTTGAAAGCGAATATTTCCCTCAATTAGACAAAGTTGCTGCGTATCATAAATTGCTTTTAGCTTATGATCAATTAAGCGCTTTTGCAGATCCATCTATTAAAAACCTACAAGATGAACTCTATGTATAA
- a CDS encoding L-ribulose-5-phosphate 4-epimerase → MNSMYKDLKQECYEANMQLNALNLVVYTFGNVSAVDRKNGVFAIKPSGVAYEELKPEDIVIVDFDNNIIEGSMRPSSDTKTHAYLYKNWPNIGGVAHTHATYSVAWAQSQRDIPIFGTTHADHLTADIPCAAPMADALIEGNYEHNTGIQILDCFKEKNLSYEEVEMVLIGNHGPFAWGKNAAKAVYNSKVLEVVAEMAYLTLQINPNAPRLKDSLIKKHYERKHGKDSYYGQ, encoded by the coding sequence ATGAACTCTATGTATAAAGATTTAAAACAAGAATGCTACGAAGCGAATATGCAGTTAAATGCATTGAATTTAGTAGTCTATACTTTCGGGAACGTAAGTGCCGTAGATAGAAAAAATGGCGTTTTTGCCATTAAACCTAGTGGCGTTGCTTACGAAGAATTAAAACCTGAAGATATTGTTATTGTTGATTTTGATAATAATATCATCGAAGGCAGTATGCGTCCTTCATCAGATACAAAAACGCATGCTTATTTATACAAGAACTGGCCAAACATAGGTGGTGTAGCACACACACACGCAACTTATTCTGTAGCTTGGGCACAATCACAAAGAGATATTCCAATTTTTGGAACTACTCATGCTGACCATTTAACGGCTGATATTCCTTGTGCAGCACCTATGGCTGACGCACTGATAGAAGGCAATTACGAACACAATACTGGAATTCAAATTTTGGATTGTTTCAAAGAAAAAAATCTTTCGTACGAAGAAGTAGAAATGGTTTTGATTGGTAATCACGGCCCTTTTGCTTGGGGAAAAAACGCTGCCAAAGCAGTTTATAATAGTAAAGTTCTGGAAGTAGTGGCAGAAATGGCCTACTTGACTTTGCAAATCAACCCAAATGCACCACGATTAAAAGATTCTTTAATCAAAAAACATTACGAGCGCAAACACGGAAAAGATTCGTATTACGGACAGTAA
- a CDS encoding alpha-L-arabinofuranosidase C-terminal domain-containing protein: protein MRQNLITKITLCGFLLNGLYANAQKTNLEVNTANTVTKIQPTMYGAFFEDINFAADGGLYAEMIKNRSFEFEAPLMGWEQPNSDTHSFNTTSGIATTIKALENKTNPSFCRVLINDAKGFSMINEGFRGMGIKKDAKYNLSLKAANHNGEIKKIIIQFIDKNKNVLGETSIVPTSNDWKGYSAQFTATQTEAKAQLKITFEGKGTIDLDMISLFPEDTWKNRKNGMRKDIVQLLYDMKPGFLRFPGGCIVEGRTLAQRYQWKKTVGDVEKRETLINRWNTEFAHKLAPDYFQTFGLGFFEYFQLSEDLGAQPLPILSCGMACQFNTGELVPMEELDPYVQDALDLIEFANGSVDTPWGRVRSDMGHPKPFNLKFIGVGNEQWGPDYIARYKVFEKAIKSKYPKMTIVSGAGPFPEGDYFEYGMQELKKLNAEIVDEHYYKSPQWFRENATRYDKYDRKGPKVFAGEYAAQSVAIASPDNKNNWECAFSEAAFMTGLERNAEVVNLTSYAPLMAHEEAWQWTPDLLWFNNLEAYGSANYYVQKLFSTNRGTDLISITKDGKPVTGQNNLFASAVKDANTKEVIVKLVNTSATAKDVSIDFKASKLASKGTLTTLTSANLEDENSFANPKKISPSEREFKLKGDKAQTSLPAYSVSVLKLKMK, encoded by the coding sequence ATGAGACAAAATTTAATCACCAAAATCACCCTTTGTGGATTTTTACTGAATGGTTTATATGCTAATGCACAAAAAACAAATCTAGAAGTAAATACTGCCAATACGGTAACTAAAATTCAACCAACGATGTACGGTGCCTTTTTTGAAGACATCAACTTTGCTGCCGATGGAGGATTGTATGCTGAGATGATCAAAAACCGTTCGTTTGAATTTGAAGCACCACTTATGGGTTGGGAACAGCCAAATAGTGATACCCATTCGTTCAATACAACATCAGGTATTGCTACAACTATCAAAGCTTTGGAAAACAAAACCAATCCAAGTTTTTGTAGGGTTTTAATCAATGATGCTAAAGGATTTTCGATGATTAATGAAGGTTTTAGAGGCATGGGAATTAAGAAAGATGCTAAATATAATCTTTCGTTAAAAGCAGCAAATCACAATGGTGAAATCAAAAAAATCATCATTCAATTTATTGATAAAAATAAAAACGTATTAGGCGAAACCAGCATTGTTCCAACATCAAACGATTGGAAAGGGTATTCTGCGCAATTTACGGCTACTCAAACTGAGGCAAAAGCACAGTTAAAAATCACCTTCGAAGGAAAAGGAACTATTGATTTAGACATGATTTCGTTATTCCCAGAAGATACTTGGAAAAACAGAAAAAACGGAATGCGTAAAGATATCGTGCAATTATTATATGATATGAAACCTGGATTTTTGAGATTCCCTGGTGGTTGTATTGTAGAGGGACGAACATTGGCACAGCGTTACCAATGGAAAAAAACTGTAGGTGATGTAGAAAAAAGAGAAACCTTAATCAACCGTTGGAACACCGAATTTGCTCACAAACTAGCACCAGATTATTTCCAAACGTTTGGATTGGGATTCTTTGAATATTTCCAACTTTCAGAAGATTTAGGAGCTCAGCCCTTACCTATTTTGAGTTGTGGTATGGCATGTCAATTTAATACAGGAGAATTAGTTCCAATGGAAGAATTAGATCCTTACGTGCAAGATGCTTTGGATTTAATTGAGTTTGCAAATGGTAGCGTTGACACACCTTGGGGAAGAGTTCGTTCAGATATGGGACATCCAAAACCATTCAACTTGAAGTTTATAGGTGTTGGAAATGAGCAATGGGGACCAGATTATATCGCAAGATATAAAGTGTTTGAAAAAGCTATAAAATCAAAATATCCAAAAATGACTATTGTTTCAGGAGCTGGCCCATTTCCTGAAGGAGATTATTTTGAATATGGTATGCAAGAACTGAAAAAATTAAATGCTGAAATTGTAGACGAACATTACTACAAAAGCCCACAATGGTTTAGAGAAAATGCCACTCGTTATGATAAATACGACAGAAAAGGACCTAAAGTTTTTGCTGGTGAATATGCTGCGCAAAGTGTAGCTATAGCAAGTCCAGATAACAAAAACAACTGGGAATGTGCTTTCTCTGAGGCTGCTTTTATGACCGGTTTAGAACGAAATGCTGAAGTAGTTAATTTAACTTCTTATGCACCGTTAATGGCTCATGAAGAAGCTTGGCAATGGACACCAGATTTACTTTGGTTCAACAATTTAGAAGCATATGGTTCTGCTAATTATTATGTCCAAAAATTGTTTTCAACAAATAGAGGAACAGATTTGATAAGCATAACTAAAGATGGGAAACCAGTAACAGGACAAAATAATTTATTTGCATCAGCGGTAAAAGATGCAAACACCAAAGAAGTTATTGTAAAACTGGTAAACACATCCGCAACAGCTAAAGACGTAAGTATTGATTTTAAAGCAAGCAAATTAGCCTCTAAAGGAACTTTGACAACACTTACTAGCGCGAACCTTGAAGACGAAAATTCATTTGCTAATCCTAAGAAAATTAGCCCTTCAGAACGTGAATTTAAACTAAAAGGAGACAAAGCTCAAACGAGTCTTCCTGCCTATTCTGTTAGTGTTTTGAAGTTAAAGATGAAATAA
- the araA gene encoding L-arabinose isomerase, with amino-acid sequence MIDISQKEVWFVVGSQELYGEETLRKVAEHSQQIAKGLGASSHIPVKLVYKDVVKSPTQITNVCLEANSNKNCIGIIAWMHTFSPAKMWIGGLSILKKPLCHLHTQFNAEIPWGSIDMDFMNLNQSAHGDREFGFIMSRMRKKRKVVVGHWEDERVQKKLGIWSRVVLGWDEFQNLKVARFGDNMREVAVTEGDKVEAQIRFGFSVNGFDSSDITKKIEKVSDADTNKLVEVYEASYTLAPALQKGGAQRDSLVEAARIELGLRAFLEEGGFGAFTDTFENLGSLKQLPGIAVQRLMADGYGFGGEGDWKTAALLRAMKVMNVGLENQGGTSFMEDYTYHFTPQKSYVLGSHMLEICSSIADAKPSCEVHPLGIGGKEDPVRLVFNVAAGNAINASLIDMGNRFRLIVNEVEAVKPMADLPKLPVARVLWDCKPNLDIAATTWILAGGAHHTVYSQVITTEYMEDFADIAGIELLVIDEKTTVRDFKDKINANEAYYHLFQHGL; translated from the coding sequence ATGATAGATATATCTCAAAAAGAAGTTTGGTTTGTAGTAGGAAGCCAAGAACTATACGGTGAAGAAACATTAAGAAAAGTAGCCGAACACTCCCAACAAATTGCTAAAGGTTTAGGTGCTTCTTCACATATTCCTGTAAAATTAGTTTACAAAGATGTGGTGAAATCACCTACGCAAATTACAAATGTATGCTTAGAAGCCAATTCAAACAAGAACTGTATTGGTATTATAGCATGGATGCATACTTTCTCACCTGCTAAAATGTGGATTGGTGGTTTAAGTATCTTGAAAAAACCATTGTGCCACTTGCATACACAATTCAATGCTGAAATTCCATGGGGTTCTATTGATATGGATTTCATGAACCTAAATCAATCTGCTCATGGAGACAGAGAGTTTGGTTTCATTATGTCTAGAATGCGTAAAAAACGTAAAGTAGTTGTAGGACATTGGGAAGACGAACGTGTTCAAAAAAAATTAGGCATTTGGTCCAGAGTAGTTTTAGGTTGGGATGAGTTCCAAAACTTAAAAGTAGCTAGATTTGGAGACAACATGCGTGAAGTTGCTGTAACCGAAGGAGATAAAGTCGAGGCCCAAATCCGTTTTGGTTTTTCGGTAAATGGTTTCGACTCTTCGGATATAACTAAAAAAATTGAAAAAGTTTCTGATGCGGATACGAATAAATTAGTTGAAGTATATGAAGCTTCTTATACCTTGGCTCCAGCACTTCAAAAAGGAGGAGCACAAAGAGATTCTTTAGTAGAAGCTGCCCGAATTGAATTGGGATTAAGAGCTTTCCTTGAAGAAGGCGGTTTTGGTGCTTTCACCGATACTTTTGAGAATTTAGGTTCTTTAAAACAACTTCCAGGGATTGCCGTTCAACGTCTTATGGCGGATGGATACGGTTTTGGTGGTGAAGGAGACTGGAAAACAGCTGCTTTACTTCGTGCCATGAAAGTAATGAATGTAGGTCTTGAAAACCAAGGAGGAACTTCTTTTATGGAAGATTACACCTATCATTTCACGCCTCAAAAATCATACGTTTTAGGTTCTCACATGCTAGAAATTTGTTCTTCTATTGCTGATGCAAAACCATCTTGTGAGGTGCATCCGTTAGGAATTGGAGGGAAAGAAGACCCTGTTCGTTTGGTATTTAATGTGGCTGCTGGAAATGCTATTAATGCATCATTGATTGACATGGGTAACCGTTTCCGTTTAATTGTAAACGAAGTGGAAGCTGTAAAACCTATGGCTGATTTACCTAAACTTCCTGTTGCTCGTGTACTTTGGGATTGTAAACCAAACCTAGATATTGCTGCAACTACTTGGATATTAGCAGGCGGAGCGCATCATACGGTCTACAGTCAAGTAATCACTACAGAATATATGGAAGATTTTGCCGATATTGCAGGTATAGAATTGCTTGTTATCGATGAGAAAACAACCGTAAGAGATTTTAAAGATAAAATTAATGCTAACGAGGCGTATTACCATTTGTTTCAGCACGGTCTATAA
- a CDS encoding transposase: MYLLKKNVNKIQSYNNRRSLFYNHNKSRLDRYFYTTEPKICYYQCFKTLPRKKSLELYAYCLMSSHLHILCKGTEGFILSDFMRDFKKFTSKQIVKTIQDEPEGRREWMLEYFRKSCEHLKKEQYKVWQGGYHAEIVQSNWFIKQKINYIHNNPVKDKIVTLPEDYYFSSASNYAGLDYELEVILLDLF, translated from the coding sequence ATGTATCTTTTAAAAAAAAATGTCAACAAAATACAAAGCTACAACAACAGACGAAGCCTATTTTATAACCATAACAAGAGTAGGTTGGATAGATATTTTTACACGACTGAACCAAAAATATGTTATTACCAATGCTTTAAAACATTGCCAAGAAAAAAAAGTTTAGAACTATATGCCTATTGTTTAATGTCGAGTCATTTACATATTTTATGTAAAGGCACAGAAGGTTTTATTTTGTCGGATTTTATGCGTGATTTCAAGAAATTCACGTCTAAACAAATTGTAAAAACCATACAAGACGAACCCGAGGGTCGAAGAGAATGGATGTTGGAGTATTTTCGAAAATCTTGTGAACATCTCAAGAAAGAACAATATAAAGTTTGGCAAGGCGGTTATCATGCTGAAATTGTTCAAAGTAATTGGTTTATCAAACAAAAAATAAATTACATTCATAACAATCCTGTAAAGGACAAAATTGTAACATTGCCTGAGGATTATTATTTTAGTTCAGCAAGCAATTATGCAGGATTAGATTATGAGTTAGAAGTAATTTTGTTAGATTTGTTTTAA
- a CDS encoding aldose epimerase family protein, giving the protein MNVLKRCIYGISILSLASMNVQCKSDKKSEETSKEATTAEVVTIAKSAYGTTEKGEKVDSYKLTNQKGMEVNIITYGGIISSLKVPNKAGKSEEVVIGFNSLDQYMKANPYFGALIGRYGNRIAKGKFTLDGKEYSLAINNEPNALHGGPEGFHRVVWTAEEAKGGDSASLKLKYVSKDMEEGYPGNLTVFVTYTLHNDNSLDVLYEATTDKKTVVNLTQHSYFNLSSDFSKPILDHEITIDADKLVPVAATLIPTGKLTDVTNTPFDFRKPKAIGAAIEAKDEQLKNGLGYDHCWVLNNQGKGERFAASAYEATSGRLLEVYTDQPGIQFYSGNFLDGTLPMRNGGTYARRTGFCLETQHYPDSPNQKDFPTTVLNPDENYKTKTTFKFSVK; this is encoded by the coding sequence ATGAATGTATTAAAACGTTGCATCTATGGAATTTCCATACTAAGTTTAGCCAGTATGAATGTACAATGTAAAAGCGATAAAAAATCAGAAGAGACTTCAAAAGAAGCTACAACTGCTGAAGTCGTAACTATAGCAAAATCTGCTTACGGAACTACCGAAAAAGGAGAAAAAGTGGACAGCTACAAACTGACCAATCAAAAAGGAATGGAAGTAAACATCATTACCTATGGTGGAATTATTTCTTCTTTGAAAGTGCCAAATAAAGCTGGTAAATCTGAAGAAGTGGTAATTGGATTCAATTCTTTGGACCAATACATGAAAGCGAATCCTTATTTTGGAGCCCTTATCGGAAGATATGGTAACCGAATTGCAAAAGGTAAATTTACTTTGGACGGAAAAGAATATTCATTAGCCATAAACAACGAACCTAATGCATTACACGGAGGACCAGAAGGTTTTCATAGAGTAGTTTGGACTGCTGAAGAAGCAAAAGGTGGAGACAGTGCTTCTCTAAAATTGAAATACGTAAGTAAAGATATGGAGGAAGGATATCCTGGAAACTTGACTGTTTTTGTAACTTATACGTTGCATAATGACAATTCATTAGACGTACTTTATGAAGCAACTACAGATAAGAAAACGGTGGTAAACTTAACACAGCACTCGTATTTCAACCTGTCATCTGATTTTTCTAAACCTATTTTAGATCACGAAATCACGATTGATGCGGACAAATTAGTTCCTGTTGCTGCAACATTAATTCCAACAGGTAAATTAACGGATGTAACAAATACGCCTTTTGACTTTAGAAAACCGAAAGCTATTGGGGCAGCCATCGAAGCTAAAGACGAACAATTGAAAAACGGATTGGGTTACGACCATTGCTGGGTACTTAACAATCAAGGCAAAGGAGAGCGTTTTGCAGCCTCAGCTTATGAAGCAACAAGCGGAAGACTATTGGAAGTTTATACTGACCAACCGGGAATACAATTTTATTCTGGTAATTTCTTAGATGGTACTTTACCAATGAGAAACGGTGGAACGTATGCTCGTAGAACTGGTTTTTGTTTAGAAACACAGCATTATCCAGATTCTCCTAATCAAAAAGATTTTCCAACTACGGTTTTAAATCCTGATGAGAATTACAAAACAAAAACAACGTTTAAATTCTCCGTAAAATAA